In Stutzerimonas stutzeri, a genomic segment contains:
- a CDS encoding PfkB family carbohydrate kinase, whose amino-acid sequence MQRLTLLSLGSINADFQVRVDEPAGSRETQLAHDLCRLSGGKASNTAYLGARFGHCSLLLGRVGDDELAEQALDPLRQAGVEVDNVGRAAGQSTGVSMIMVPPDGKKNIVLATNANDSWDEAAIEAMAAAIDGCATPACLVLDYEVPAPVVCHALEAATRRGIQAVLDPSFPDRVERALLPRLYAITPNVSEAEGLVGHSLDTLDQHADAARQLQRDGPAVVCIKLGDGGCVLATADQILHIPPGDVEPVDTTGAGDAFTGVFAVALLEGLDPREAAAWGVAAANLAVTGYGSQPAYADRQQVVELAQKLLEKARRLDG is encoded by the coding sequence ATGCAACGTCTCACCTTGCTGTCGCTGGGCAGCATCAACGCTGACTTCCAGGTGCGGGTCGACGAGCCTGCAGGCAGTCGCGAAACCCAGCTGGCCCATGACCTGTGCCGCCTGTCCGGCGGCAAGGCCAGCAATACGGCCTATCTCGGCGCGCGTTTCGGTCACTGCAGCCTGTTGCTCGGCCGCGTCGGCGACGACGAGCTGGCCGAACAGGCACTCGACCCGCTGCGTCAGGCCGGCGTCGAGGTGGATAACGTCGGGCGCGCCGCCGGTCAGTCCACTGGCGTGTCGATGATCATGGTGCCGCCGGATGGGAAGAAAAATATCGTCCTGGCGACCAATGCCAACGACAGCTGGGACGAAGCGGCCATCGAAGCCATGGCCGCTGCCATCGACGGTTGCGCCACCCCCGCCTGTCTGGTCCTCGATTACGAAGTGCCGGCGCCGGTGGTATGCCATGCGCTGGAAGCAGCGACTCGAAGGGGCATTCAGGCGGTGCTCGACCCCTCCTTCCCCGACCGGGTGGAGCGGGCGCTATTGCCCAGGCTGTACGCGATCACACCAAACGTCTCGGAAGCCGAAGGGCTGGTTGGCCATTCGCTCGACACCCTGGACCAGCACGCGGATGCCGCGCGTCAACTGCAGCGCGACGGGCCTGCCGTGGTGTGCATCAAACTGGGCGATGGCGGCTGCGTGCTGGCGACGGCTGACCAGATCCTGCACATCCCGCCAGGCGACGTAGAACCGGTCGATACCACCGGCGCTGGCGATGCCTTTACCGGCGTGTTCGCCGTGGCTTTGCTCGAAGGCCTTGATCCACGGGAGGCCGCCGCCTGGGGCGTTGCCGCGGCGAACCTTGCCGTCACGGGTTATGGCTCGCAGCCGGCGTATGCCGATCGACAACAGGTGGTCGAGCTGGCGCAGAAGCTGCTCGAGAAGGCGAGGAGGCTTGATGGCTGA
- a CDS encoding glycoside hydrolase family 65 protein gives MAEPKTQCQIVFEHYDRGDERRREALLALGNGVLSWRASAPEASIQQHVDESQHYAGFYRAGWYDEAPREVNGDSVQMAALVNLPAPFGLSFALDDGDWFSLDRVDLQRYRQTLSLDTGVLERHFEFDLAGHRLRLLEGRLVSMATPNLAVLRWELQLPPGLEVRLRSVLDGGVRNAGVERNRAYEGRRLQHLAFDHDDNGTAALSARLHDHRQRLAMAMQLRSPERQLQWRSTIYEQRLIQDARCAVPDDGRLIIEKRVVVLIDEECPVADKDARSEALRQLPGDDYEHLKQASAEAWQTLWQDHALASDDPELQRTLHFHAFHLLQTVSPLSVGRDLGFPPRGWMEGYYGQVFWDELFAYPILATHWPELARSLLDYRYARLDKARERARRVGLRGAMFPWRSARTGEEETPPWQCNPMSGRWMADHTRLQRHIGSAVAYDAWQLYLATADEALLAGQVGELIIEVARFWASLAQFDASRQRYLICGVIGPDEYHNSYPDAAEPGLNNNTYTNLMAAWTLDRARQVLALLSEPDAVALRQRLKVEPDEPEHWQTVAEGLYLPFVDDRLLSQFEGFDKLEAPSQEWLHGDRPRLDWMLEARHDSCDRYQLTKQADVLMAYHLLPWQTLQQILERLGYPHDSASVRHTVAYHLARITHESSLSKVVCAGALAGIDSEASWSYYQQALATDLGSPGNSGTQEGIHLGAMCGSLDVLQRHYLGVRLELDGLYVFPSPPPQLRQIALTLVFRQARLHLQLADGSLSIRAAHENSGSVPLHYAQGSCQLGPGESLEIACPPPQDRSATD, from the coding sequence ATGGCTGAGCCGAAAACGCAGTGCCAGATCGTCTTCGAGCATTACGACCGCGGCGATGAGCGACGGCGCGAAGCCTTGCTGGCGCTGGGCAACGGGGTCTTGTCGTGGCGGGCCAGTGCACCGGAAGCCTCGATTCAGCAGCATGTGGATGAAAGCCAACACTACGCGGGTTTCTACCGCGCCGGCTGGTATGACGAGGCGCCGCGCGAGGTCAATGGTGACTCGGTGCAGATGGCGGCCCTGGTCAACTTGCCGGCCCCCTTCGGTCTCAGCTTTGCGTTAGATGATGGCGATTGGTTCAGCCTCGATAGGGTCGACCTGCAGCGTTATCGGCAAACGCTGAGTCTGGACACTGGCGTGCTCGAACGGCATTTCGAATTCGATCTGGCTGGCCATCGGTTGAGGTTGCTGGAGGGTCGTCTGGTCAGCATGGCGACCCCCAATCTCGCCGTGTTGCGCTGGGAATTGCAGCTGCCGCCCGGTCTGGAGGTGCGCCTGCGCTCAGTGCTGGACGGTGGCGTACGTAACGCCGGGGTGGAGCGCAACCGCGCCTATGAAGGACGGCGTCTGCAGCACTTGGCGTTCGACCATGACGACAATGGCACCGCCGCCCTCAGCGCCCGATTGCATGACCATCGCCAGCGCCTGGCGATGGCGATGCAGCTCCGGTCGCCTGAGCGACAGCTGCAATGGCGCAGCACCATCTACGAACAGCGACTGATCCAGGACGCCCGATGCGCGGTGCCGGACGACGGTCGGTTGATCATTGAAAAGCGGGTCGTGGTGCTGATCGACGAGGAGTGCCCGGTTGCCGACAAGGATGCCCGTAGCGAGGCATTGCGACAGTTGCCCGGCGACGATTATGAGCACCTGAAACAGGCGAGCGCCGAGGCCTGGCAAACCTTGTGGCAGGATCACGCACTCGCCTCGGACGATCCCGAGTTGCAGCGCACCTTGCATTTTCACGCGTTTCACCTGCTGCAAACCGTGTCGCCGCTCAGCGTTGGGCGTGACCTTGGCTTTCCGCCTCGGGGTTGGATGGAAGGCTATTACGGCCAAGTATTCTGGGACGAGCTGTTCGCCTATCCGATACTCGCGACCCATTGGCCCGAACTCGCCAGAAGCCTGCTCGACTACCGTTATGCCCGGCTAGACAAGGCGCGTGAACGGGCTCGTCGTGTCGGGCTGCGGGGCGCCATGTTCCCCTGGCGCAGCGCACGCACGGGCGAAGAGGAGACGCCGCCGTGGCAGTGCAACCCGATGTCTGGCCGCTGGATGGCCGACCACACCCGCTTGCAGCGGCATATCGGCTCGGCCGTGGCGTACGACGCCTGGCAGCTGTATCTGGCCACCGCTGACGAGGCATTGCTGGCCGGGCAGGTCGGTGAGTTGATTATCGAAGTGGCGCGTTTCTGGGCGAGCCTGGCGCAGTTCGATGCGTCGCGGCAGCGCTACCTGATCTGCGGTGTGATCGGCCCTGACGAATATCACAACAGCTACCCGGACGCGGCAGAGCCGGGGTTGAACAACAACACTTACACCAATCTGATGGCGGCCTGGACGCTCGACCGCGCGCGGCAGGTGCTGGCGTTGCTCAGCGAGCCCGATGCAGTCGCGTTACGGCAACGACTGAAGGTGGAGCCGGACGAGCCGGAACACTGGCAAACGGTCGCTGAAGGGCTCTACCTGCCCTTCGTCGACGATCGATTGCTCAGCCAGTTTGAAGGCTTCGACAAGCTGGAAGCGCCATCGCAGGAGTGGCTGCACGGCGACCGGCCGCGTTTGGACTGGATGCTCGAAGCGCGGCATGACAGCTGCGATCGCTATCAGCTGACCAAGCAGGCCGATGTGCTGATGGCTTATCACCTGCTGCCCTGGCAGACGCTGCAGCAAATTCTCGAGCGTCTGGGTTATCCCCATGACAGTGCCAGCGTACGCCACACCGTCGCCTATCACCTTGCCCGCATCACTCATGAGTCGAGTCTGTCGAAGGTCGTCTGCGCCGGCGCGTTGGCAGGCATAGACAGCGAGGCGTCCTGGTCCTATTACCAACAGGCACTGGCCACCGACCTGGGTTCGCCGGGCAACAGTGGCACGCAGGAAGGCATCCACCTCGGCGCCATGTGTGGCTCACTCGACGTGTTGCAGCGACATTACCTCGGGGTACGTCTGGAGCTTGATGGTCTGTACGTCTTTCCCTCGCCACCGCCGCAGTTGCGGCAGATAGCGCTGACATTGGTGTTCCGGCAGGCACGCCTGCATCTGCAGCTGGCTGACGGCTCGCTGTCGATTCGCGCGGCCCATGAAAATTCGGGTTCGGTGCCGCTGCACTATGCTCAAGGCAGTTGCCAGCTGGGGCCGGGCGAGTCGCTCGAGATCGCCTGCCCGCCGCCGCAGGATCGCTCGGCAACGGATTGA
- a CDS encoding Na+/H+ antiporter subunit E, whose translation MMEVGSARRWLDGLGWAVIYALIWALFSEGGGWSLGAPTVLLSAGLSVWLGLRPWQPSLRALPGFVGFFLGRMAAGAWDVAVRAVHPRRPLQPAWLDYPIASPSPQVRLVLSALVGLLPGTLASRVEGDQMRVHVLDERQPWKPTVSELEQRLEQLLVRGRPH comes from the coding sequence ATGATGGAGGTCGGAAGCGCTCGCCGATGGCTGGATGGGCTGGGCTGGGCGGTGATCTATGCCTTGATCTGGGCACTGTTCAGCGAGGGCGGCGGATGGTCGCTGGGCGCACCGACCGTCCTGTTGTCCGCGGGGCTTTCAGTCTGGTTGGGCTTGCGGCCCTGGCAGCCGTCGCTGCGGGCGCTGCCTGGGTTTGTCGGTTTCTTTCTCGGCAGGATGGCCGCTGGCGCCTGGGATGTGGCCGTGCGTGCGGTTCATCCACGCCGACCGCTGCAGCCGGCGTGGCTCGACTACCCGATTGCCAGCCCTTCGCCTCAGGTGCGGCTGGTGCTCTCTGCGCTGGTCGGCTTGTTGCCCGGCACCCTGGCCTCGCGAGTGGAGGGCGACCAGATGCGCGTGCATGTGCTTGATGAGCGCCAGCCGTGGAAACCCACCGTGAGCGAACTCGAACAGCGCCTCGAGCAGCTGCTGGTGCGGGGGCGCCCGCATTGA
- a CDS encoding monovalent cation/H+ antiporter complex subunit F gives MAVYASLLLLTIIIGLGRVVLGPGRVDRLLAIQLFGTTGTALLLVLAQWQHQPALRDVALLLGLLAAVASAALVQLLRRGRHD, from the coding sequence ATGGCGGTGTACGCGTCCCTGCTGCTGCTAACCATCATCATCGGGCTCGGCCGCGTGGTGTTGGGGCCGGGTCGGGTGGATCGGCTGCTGGCGATCCAGCTGTTCGGCACCACCGGCACGGCCTTGCTGTTGGTGCTTGCTCAATGGCAACACCAACCGGCGCTACGTGACGTGGCGCTGCTGCTGGGGCTACTCGCAGCGGTCGCGAGCGCCGCGCTGGTGCAATTGCTGCGCAGGGGCCGACATGACTGA
- a CDS encoding cation:proton antiporter: MTELLLDGLSWLLLIGGLLFFVAGSIGLLRFPDTVSRLHALTKADTLGLGLVIAGLSLRADSLWEIGQMVLIWLLLLASSATACQLLARQAGEEPRDD; encoded by the coding sequence ATGACTGAGCTGCTGCTGGATGGTCTCAGCTGGCTGCTGCTGATTGGCGGCCTGCTGTTTTTCGTGGCGGGCAGTATCGGTCTGCTGCGCTTTCCCGACACCGTAAGCCGTCTGCATGCCTTAACCAAAGCGGACACTCTGGGCCTCGGGCTGGTGATTGCCGGGCTCTCGCTGCGTGCCGACAGCCTCTGGGAAATCGGTCAGATGGTGCTGATCTGGCTGTTGTTGCTGGCGTCCAGCGCCACCGCCTGCCAGTTGCTGGCGAGACAGGCCGGAGAGGAGCCACGCGATGACTGA
- a CDS encoding NADH-quinone oxidoreductase subunit K — MTSSLFWMIIGAALWLLGLHGLLTLRQALRRIIAFNLMGSGVFLVMIALAARSQPSDPLLVALVVTGLVVAVSATALALRLAGVAQDPEQSKGQQEPQ; from the coding sequence ATGACCAGCAGCCTGTTCTGGATGATCATCGGTGCTGCGCTGTGGTTGCTTGGACTGCACGGATTGCTGACCTTGCGTCAGGCACTGCGCCGGATCATCGCCTTCAACCTGATGGGCAGTGGCGTGTTTCTGGTGATGATCGCCCTGGCGGCGCGCAGCCAGCCGAGCGATCCGCTGCTGGTAGCGCTGGTGGTGACCGGGCTAGTGGTGGCGGTCAGCGCCACCGCCCTGGCGTTGCGGCTGGCCGGCGTGGCGCAAGATCCGGAGCAGTCAAAGGGCCAGCAGGAGCCGCAATAA
- a CDS encoding complex I subunit 5 family protein, producing MNAALLSLSLPLIAALLLVLLRPARSGLCVILMSAASLTAAAFALQQAISLGPQLLQIGGWETPLAIRFQLTPLTALLMVFTAGLHLLVALYAARSSHATGNEDYWPLSCLLHASLVALWLSADLFNLYVTLELLSLCAVALVALAGRKAYRPAFNYLMLSLAGSLAYLFGVALFYGRYGVLDVLVLAELTEADSTTRLALLLMSVGLMLKAALWPLHLWLPPAHSGAPTAVSALLSALVVKGPIYILWLIWSQIAPPELGRQAGFLFAEAGIFALISGGWSALRAPRLKVLVAYSTVAQLGYALLALGLLLHWQEPRMEAALWLFVLAHGLAKVSMFLAAGELQRVLGTRRVRALKGASQNMPVAMATFAVAGGSLIGLPPSGGFLAKWLLLQPLFEQPQHWPWAFGVLLGTLMSAAYVFRVVALGFDRARPNPPSVKPDPVAQWLAMLPALLVLSLALISEPLLLWLGGVAR from the coding sequence ATGAATGCGGCGTTGCTGAGCCTGTCCCTACCCCTGATTGCAGCTCTGCTGCTGGTGTTGCTGCGGCCGGCTCGTAGTGGCCTCTGCGTGATCCTGATGAGCGCAGCCAGCCTGACCGCCGCGGCGTTTGCCTTGCAGCAGGCGATCAGCCTCGGGCCGCAGCTGTTACAGATCGGCGGTTGGGAGACACCGTTGGCGATCCGGTTCCAGCTGACCCCGCTCACCGCGCTGCTGATGGTCTTTACCGCCGGCCTGCATCTGCTGGTCGCGCTCTATGCAGCGCGCAGCTCGCACGCCACTGGCAACGAGGATTACTGGCCGTTGTCCTGCCTGTTGCATGCGTCGCTGGTCGCACTGTGGCTATCGGCGGACCTGTTCAACCTGTACGTCACGCTTGAACTGCTGAGCCTCTGTGCCGTGGCGCTGGTGGCACTGGCCGGGCGCAAGGCCTATCGCCCGGCCTTCAACTACCTGATGCTGTCGCTGGCCGGGTCGCTCGCCTACCTGTTTGGCGTGGCGTTGTTTTATGGCCGCTACGGCGTGCTTGATGTGTTGGTGCTGGCCGAGCTGACCGAGGCCGACAGCACCACCCGCCTGGCGCTGCTGCTGATGAGTGTCGGGCTGATGCTCAAGGCTGCATTGTGGCCGCTGCACCTGTGGCTGCCGCCGGCGCATTCCGGCGCACCGACGGCGGTAAGCGCCTTGCTCTCCGCGCTGGTGGTCAAGGGACCGATTTATATCCTGTGGCTGATCTGGAGCCAGATCGCGCCACCGGAGTTGGGGCGTCAGGCCGGTTTTCTGTTCGCCGAGGCCGGCATCTTTGCGTTGATATCTGGCGGCTGGTCGGCGTTGCGCGCGCCGCGTTTGAAGGTGCTGGTGGCCTATTCGACGGTGGCCCAGCTGGGCTATGCGCTGCTGGCGCTCGGCCTGCTGCTCCACTGGCAGGAGCCGCGCATGGAGGCGGCGCTGTGGTTGTTCGTTCTGGCGCATGGGCTGGCCAAGGTGTCGATGTTCCTGGCGGCCGGCGAGCTGCAGCGGGTGCTGGGTACGCGTCGGGTACGGGCGCTGAAAGGCGCCAGTCAGAACATGCCGGTGGCCATGGCGACTTTCGCCGTCGCCGGTGGCAGCTTGATTGGCCTGCCGCCCAGTGGAGGCTTTCTTGCCAAGTGGCTGTTGCTGCAGCCGCTGTTCGAGCAACCGCAGCACTGGCCGTGGGCTTTTGGTGTGCTGCTCGGCACGCTTATGTCGGCGGCTTACGTGTTTCGTGTGGTGGCGCTGGGCTTCGATCGTGCGCGGCCCAACCCACCCAGCGTCAAGCCTGATCCCGTTGCGCAATGGCTGGCGATGCTGCCGGCGCTGTTGGTGCTCAGCCTGGCGCTGATCAGCGAGCCCTTGCTGCTCTGGCTCGGTGGGGTGGCGCGATGA